A single Phragmites australis chromosome 4, lpPhrAust1.1, whole genome shotgun sequence DNA region contains:
- the LOC133914665 gene encoding uncharacterized protein LOC133914665 has protein sequence MIPDIFDGSGIITFKRDVKDKDLVGKLATWKINTIEELFKLADKCANGAEALTHAKNPQSDKDKPESSKNEGKKKKPGDKQKGLDTIIVAVDRSKSRNARDNKGLRHDGRKWCPFHRTKQHDFDEYHTINNKLKDKLKTAIVEYHSKQVKPYAKDDEPGFHEASQNLAHIFRGSIAYESKRQYKVIEREVNLALTGPPRYLKWSDVLITFGQVDHPAVVSHPGWYLVVVQPTILNVKVFRTLVDEGSSLNLIFTKTLDKMGNQSLELKTEAEPFHDITPNLSTMPLVQIELLVMFGEPDNFCTEKLNFDVVDFKITYNVILGRPMPGRFMAVVHYVYQVLKIPDPKGVITIKGGQCAVVKCDR, from the coding sequence ATGATCCCAGACATCTTCGATGGGTCGGGcatcatcaccttcaagagAGACGTCAAGGACAAAGATCTTGTCGGGAAGTTGGCTACCTGGAAGATCAATACAATCGAGGAACTCTTCAAGCTAGCTGACAAGTGTGCAAATGGTGCTGAAGCCCTGACACATGCCAAGAACCCTCAGTCTGACAAGGACAAGCCCGAGTCTTCAaagaatgaggggaagaagaaaaaacctgGTGACAAGCAGAAGGGTCTAGACACAATCATAGTCGCGGTTGATAGGAGCAAGTCACGCAATGCCAGAGATAATAAGGGCCTGAGACATGATGGCAGGAAGTGGTGTCCTTTTCATCGGACCAAGCAACATGACTTTGATGAGTACCACACTATCAACAATAAGCTCAAAGATAAGCTAAAGACTGCTATTGTAGAATATCACAGCAAACAGGTCAAGCCATACGCTAAGGATGACGAGCCTGGATTCCACGAGGCTAGCCAGaacttggcacacatcttcagaggatccaTCGCGTATGAGTCCAAGAGACAATATAAGGTGATTGAAAGGGAGGTCAACCTGGCTTTGACTGGGCCTCcccgatacctcaagtggtcggacgTCTTGATCACCTTCGGTCAAGTTGACCACCCAGCCGTAGTTTCACACCCAGGTTGGTATCTAGTTGTGGTCCAGCCCACTATCCTCAACGTCAAGGTCTTCAGAACCTTGGTCGACGAAGGTAGctcactcaacctcatcttcaccaAGACGTTAGACAAGATGGGGAACCAAAGTTTAGAGCTCAAGACAGAAGCTGAGCCTTTCCACGATATAACTCCAAACCTATCGACCATGCCCCTTGTCCAGATCGAGTTGCTGGTCATGTTCGGCGAGCCTGACAACTTCTGCACAGAGAAGCTGAACTTTGATGTTGTAGACTTCAAGATAACTTACAACGTGATCTTAGGTCGCCCAATGCCTGGTAGGTTCATGGCCGTAGTGCACTACGTATACCAGGTGCTCAAGATCCCAGACcctaaaggggtcataactaTCAAGGGAGGTCAATGTGCAGTGGTCAAGTGCGACAGGTAG